One genomic window of Myxococcus xanthus includes the following:
- a CDS encoding DUF2752 domain-containing protein — translation MKVVIPPRNRRFSTVDAMGLAGVVGLLVARYIPVARIIPFWGCVLREQTGWPCLGCGLTRVADRVSHLNFAGAWEANPLGTVAAIVFALAAVVMVLHLVFAMPIPQVELSPREWSVLGVVTPIIILVNYAYVVVKTRFPHLLL, via the coding sequence TTGAAGGTCGTCATCCCTCCCCGCAACCGCCGTTTCAGCACCGTGGACGCCATGGGGCTCGCCGGCGTGGTGGGGCTGCTCGTGGCGCGCTACATCCCGGTGGCCCGCATCATCCCCTTCTGGGGCTGTGTGCTCAGGGAGCAGACCGGGTGGCCCTGCCTCGGCTGCGGTCTGACGCGCGTGGCCGACCGGGTGTCCCACCTCAACTTCGCCGGCGCCTGGGAGGCCAACCCCCTGGGAACGGTGGCGGCCATCGTGTTCGCGCTGGCGGCGGTGGTCATGGTGCTGCACCTGGTGTTCGCGATGCCCATCCCCCAGGTGGAACTCTCCCCCCGCGAGTGGAGCGTCCTGGGCGTCGTGACGCCCATCATCATCCTGGTCAATTACGCCTACGTGGTGGTGAAGACGCGCTTCCCCCACCTGCTGCTGTAG